Part of the Cydia pomonella isolate Wapato2018A chromosome 20, ilCydPomo1, whole genome shotgun sequence genome is shown below.
TCGCGTatttgtccatacaaaaagagaaaaattcttccacttctaaatattttccattctccatgactTTTAGTACAATGACAATGTAAAATTTATTCAGggaccataattttatatccgcaacgcaggcttcgtcaggtgaacacaaactcataatcagctacaggcttcgtcacaatatacaacggtaaaatctgcaacaggcttcgtcaacttactctaaaagtatacattaaaaaaaacccctACAAATAAAAAGCATCCTCTAACTTAGAGGTCGCCGCCAGCAGGCAGTGTGCCCAGCAGGTTGGTCACATTTCCCCGTTGAATTGCGATGCTAATTCTTTGGGCAAAAATTAGGTTTACAGGTATTCCTTTTTTTCAATATtgcattgcaaaaaaaaaaatgttttaaaagcgaaacctataaacttagaatatattatgctgaagcgatcgtcatcaaaattaatcttatttgttaagatttagttagtcgAAACCATTTTcgcccgaaatggaaatttaatagaaaaaataccattatttcgttaggatcgcataGCTATTTAATTCTTCTGTCTTAAATGGTCAGGTGAAAATGAGACAGCCAATTTATGCATATATTTAATGCTCATCTATGGCCTCTGGAAACTAATTTATAGATTCTGCTTGATGGTCTTGCTGATCCACTTGACGTATTTGGACACTCTGGTGTACACTGAGGATTGCTTGCCGCATCCTTCGCCGTACGAGACTAGCCCGATCTGTACGCCGTTGTATGTTAGCGGACCTCCGCTATCGCCCTGCATATGAAATGGCaactatattatttttcaaatagctTGAGTACGGTCACCACACCCGCCATCACCCCACAGCCACAGCCGTCATCTCAATACTTTTCACgagcttttattttacttgcccTGTTAAGTAGTATGTACATATGTGAatttgttagtgtgggtcaaatttaaatttgctAGCTTGCTTAGCTTTTAATTAgcttgcaagctaaatttgatccactttccgatgtccgattgagctgaaattttgcatacatacgtatatcagatgacaatgcaatattatgatgacaagGAGCTGATATGATGGAATATGGAGATAGAAGATGgctatgggaactctgtgataaaacaacgcaaactaattgtgtttggggttgttagaattgtctcgatgagtattagttggctgtggtaagaaaagtacagtaagcgtttaaagcttgtaccaaaaatgatatttttgccaaaaactattTACGTTAAGGTTATAAACtgtatggagatgacagctgttaccatacccaagctatgtgaaaaatattataagagaATATATTAGGAATCAGAGGAATATCATGAAATTTTTGGGCCCACCCAGCTCCTGAGTACTCAAAGCAGTAATTAACGTGGTATTGCGTGAGGGAGAGACAAGAAGATTCGTGACTTCCCATTTATTGTTGTGCGTAGACAGTGATAATTCTGTACGTGGTACGGTTAATCTATTCTGTGTATTAAACGGTATCAAAGTTTTTGCCTGCCTCTTGAGAAACATACCTAAAGGGGtgaaaacaatgaaattaaCCATGAAAGTATTTCTTTAACCTTGCGTTCAAAACGAGTTTAAGGTAAGACTTTAACTTAAATTTCTGTCGAATGTATAAGGCGAATTAGGTACAGATGTATCTGCAAACAGATCTTCCACGATGGATTTGCCCACCAGCAACATTTGCCACACAGAGCTGACGGATTTATCAgctattcgagcgatagagaggcagagaaagaaatttagattttcgtttTTTTGCGATAGGCCCCCTGTTGTGCGTAAGTACAGACGTATATACATCTGTCTGTACGTAGGGATATCCCTAGCGAATGATGTTGATGAAAATTTATTTACCCAGCAGGCATCGTGGCCGTTCTTTCCAGCGCAGATTTTGTAGTCAGTCAGATCAACGTAGATTTTCCGGCAGTTGTCCTGCGACTCTATCGGTATTGTCACTTGGCGGAGGTTGTTTTCATAATACTGTTTAAAACCATAAACATTAATTTagtgtgtttaaaaaataaaactgaagtacacttaaatcgaccgggatataaaccttgattaccttttatattgtttttattgagctcccgatatgaTATTTCGAcacagttacatgcatcttgttcacgggtaacatatcatatcgggagctcaataaaaacaatataaaatttaatcacggcttatatcccggtcgatttaagtgtagtgaaactcaCCAAAAGTTAGGTGATTTAACActatcattcaaaactgttaatacTGAAGTACACTGCTAACCCTTTTGCAAACATCATGGCCGTCTGTTTgaaaagagaagagtcatgCAATGTATTGTTTCTCTTTCCGTACAGACTCTAGCGATTAAAATAGTACTAATTTTTGGATTTATAATCGAGGAAAGTCAAATTgcgttgtattttttaaagttttgattGACCATACATGTTCTCTGCTTTATATTTACCAACTGTTAACTGTCaatttattaaacattattGGGTTATTGCCATTAGTTACCACTAAGTTGTTAACAGTGGTAACAACTGAGAAAAAAtacccagtagttaccaccatcTCGCTTTTGTTAGAGTGAGCAGTTCACTGAAACACTGACTGAATCTCAAAAAGTGCTCAGTTTTTtctactacgtcggtggcaaacgagcatatggcccgcttgatggtaagcagtctctgtagcctatgtacgcttgcaactccagacactccgcaccttcgttgagctctggcaaccttactcacaggcaggaacacaacactgattatggtctagtgttatttggctgcggcaGCATACTTCATCTTCATAACATAGGGATTTGTGCTATACTCGTACTTTCTAGTTTCACTTCTGAGTAAGTACTTTTGTCAGTACCTTCTTTACGTATTTGGTTGCATAAGTAATAacatttcgtttatttttggAATTGCTTAGCAGGGGATTTTTTAACGTTTTCGTATCTGCGtagtaaataggtaggtatgataatttgataatacatacttacattacCGTCAGTTGATCCCCATCCAGTAACGTTGACCTGAGCTCCTTCTTCTACTTGCAGCTCTTCATCAGGAAGAAAAATTTTAGCCACTTTGTTTCCGAAACGTATAGGCTCCTTTAATTTCAATAGGCAGATATCATTTAAGTTACCAAAAGGGATGAATGCCTTATAACAAAGCTCCTTTTCCATGTCTATGAAGACTCCAGAATTCTGTTCTAAGTTGTCGGAGCCCACCAGAACCTTTATTGAAGAGGTGTCTTCGATACTCCtgcaataagttttttatttgttaaatgtaactttttttatcattttatcaaGAAGGTAAGTATTATTCGCTCGAGCAATGTCTAAACTCTTAACTTTTTGTACGAAGTCTTTTGACTCGAAgctcattatttttatttttaccaaaataatttttatgtatataaacatAGGAACGAAAatgtgaatttaatttaatgcgtCAAACAAATTGTGGTAGATTGCATCACCTCGACCTCTCGCTCGCTGTGTCGAGGTGgttcttctcgggtcagaggtgtagggttagagccggtgtagctttatttgaagttcataagcgcattgtaatatgcctacttgaataataaactatctttatctttgtcTACTAATTGTATGAAagacctaaaataaataactttgaatTACTAGTATGTTCTGCTTGCTCTCTTTTAtagcaattatattttttacagaatTGCTAATTATACCTTATGCAATGAGCTGCAGTCAGAATAAATCTTTCATGGATGATGGATCCTCCGCAAAAATATCGAAAACCGTAATAATCTCCAAACAAAGCCGCCATGTAAGGTGCGTCTTCAATAGATATAGCATGCCCACCATATATACCCAAGTTGTGAGCGTCCAATGTATGTAAAGCTGAAAGTAAATGAGAAGtaaggtttaattttttttatagtacgtctgtgggaaacaagcatacggccagcctgatggtaagcagtctccgtagcctaatATGTACGCTTGCAATTATATATCAAAAGTggttacttaaatatttaaaacaatatttgttaATAGCTGAATTATATATTGAGTGGCATCGGGTAGATCACGAGGTGTCTCCGAGTCTCTTTGACAGGTCCTGGAAGAAACTCACAACGCCAGGGCCCTCTGCCACggcctgcgaggatattacggtttgttctgcggttcttgagtaataatgttttcttgttcctgctccatacatttattttgaaaaaaattcgtAACTCGAcatttttcattccaaatcgtctaaaacTCATAGGTTACCAcaacaatgctgggcaaaacctatttcaatcaaaaaaacataaaaatatcaacttcggtttctatgtcaatgagagccgaatttcagcccacagtgggGCCCTACGGAGGCACGGACTAAGGAACTCGATGTCAAATGGAATAAAAGAGTGCTGGGCGCCAAGATACCTGTATTTTCCTATCTATCGACATTAACTTGACATAATTATACAGTTGACAGTTAATTTTTTCCGGATATGGACTGTATTATTGCTCTAAAAAACATATGTCAATGTATGTAGCTTCTCTGCGATCCGCGGCTCAAGGACatcaaaatcaataaaaaaaaactaacggtGAAATTGTAAAAAGGAAAGATATGATATTTAGAGGTATTAACACATTCCCaactgagctacggtcgtagccctacatcgtagccgataacataggttcccggtatgtagaggaaatgcttcgcaggggcaaaacgacaacgtgtcgtgattagcgctgaatgggttaaattGTGTAGATTTGCAAATAATTTCGTAttctttttgtaccttattAAATCTTAACTTACCTGACCCCCATGCCACTTGGACTAATACGCTAACCGTCACACACAATAATTTAAGTAAGCGAGCCATGGCGACACACGCTCATGTGAACGATATAGATAATCTGTAATATGAACTGGTCATATTTAtactttgtaaaataaataattaattaaatacctaactgTCGACATCATTTGATAAATTATGTTGCTATGGATCCAATATCTAGATTAAAAATACGTAATATGGACTGTTagtatatcaattattaaaaaatggttttaattagttatttcACTGTTATTTTCATCAAAGTAATTTGCAAAGTAACACAATTTGTACCTAATCAACCATAGACataatatatctaaggaccagtacagtggtgtcatgcacacgaattcgagccaatcgtgcagtctaacgccacaacgcgattggttgatgagttcgcgtcacgcgcgcgattggtcgcaactagttgcgttagactgcacgattggctcgaattcgtgagtgacaccactgaactagcaccattctttttatattaaaattgtttaaaataagaaattaccattaatttaattaatggtgcTTTTATTACTATGAAAACGTCCGCATCCGGTGACAATCCGAGTTTCAAAGAAGGGATTCACATAATATCCGATCCGAAATTTCTCGAGTCTCCTAACAGTTTCTCCATTTCGCTTTTGGATAATTGTAGAAATAAGTATTTACCGTATTTAGAATACatttccatataaaaaaaatgtgttgaaGTACCAAAAAAAGGCCGAAAACTTTTGACCTTGACagttactccatacaaaaattaactgtcatagggaccatcattggCCGCGTTAAGTATATGTAGATGAGGCTATGTCGTTCCCAAGCATTATACTGTGATAATaagtgacaaccaaaactcactaatgaATACTGCTACAAGTTCAGAATATAGTGAACcgcaatattaataaaacaaattttatttttatgtatttcgaagtgaaaacttctttagcgcgctatgtgcactttttgtgatggggaaaaaatgttaaactcgcgacaggtcacgtgaccgacagattcgacagattgaaaattcgtaagacagacacgtgacctgatcgaaaaactgttacaatgtcattgaattgtaatagttctgaagtgttaaatttttaatgtaatataaattgtcatgtttgtgtccgatagcgcaataaatggatattgtattttaccacataaatgatagtacttttatactgacaattaaagcaattcgtccaaaattattccctaaccattccaaaatatcaaaaatgcacaaagttaattttcaagttttcacttctgccggcactcccggagtgcaacccgttgtttttttttaattagtgagTTTTATCACTAGACCATATCtcgataaataattatattattaaaacggATAACTCATTTGTTTTGCCAAAGAGAATGGGGCTCTAGATAAAGCTCCTTGTTACGGAAAGAAACTCTGGCATGGCAGAGATGGCACCGCATCTCGCTTGCACAGTATAGATTCTATAGAactacgagcgaaatgcatagGCGAATGACGGATTAGAATTTTATCTTTTCGCATGTAATTCACAAATTGACTAGTTAGACGTTTTTATAGTAGCTTGGTGCAAGTAGTAATAGTCATTTTACTAccgtattacattttttaacttAATAATTGAACAGAGAAAATTCCACTACGCACCAATAATCTACACTGAAAATAGAAatactatagggagcgtgcatgaactgtagggggcagcacaggaacCGCCTGTTAAGTTaagttaagttttaaatttaggcCACTAGACGGCAGACCCAACGCACACGGTCTCTATCTCTATGCTCCTGGCAAAACCTCGCatacaattttttgtaaatattgcacaatctatttttaacttataatgtatcgccgtgtggtgccggcattttagaatagcaccaccccatctcgtcccgtgggtgtcttGAGAGCCGACTAAGGGAAACCGACgtatgggcagcagcgtccgtcaaGTATTGCTATTaacacctactgcggtcccaATTCGTATAAACAACTAAACATCAAACTCAAACCAATCATAACAACCCTAAAACTAATTTTCCAATAAAACCCATCATCCTTCTTAGAACTCAAACTTATCTACAACtactaacaataaaaatttcgCAAAAACAAATAGAAACTCAATATAAATCTCAACCAGGAACCATTGGCCGCCCGTACTCAATGGGTCGAATATATCTTAGATCAATCATAgcaacaacgccgggtcttcaacttgagcatcaccattgcttcttgtctgatggtgatgccggactcGGCATCGCATAAACCATGACAACCATTCGCATATGTCAccacgggcacagggtcgcccgtatcaatagcgagggccctgtgtctacaactgacactaaaaacctttaaaaaaaaaactaacaatgTTTACCAAAGGGTTCCAATTTCAAAAACGGTCAACTGTTCTGGGTGTCAGAAAGGTCCCTATAACGAACGAAATACTAAAAATCGGCGCTTGATTTATTGATCAGTATTTTAACATACATTATTATCTTCTGGTATAGATAGGctgtacatttttaaaattatgttctATGGATATCAATAAAAGGGCTTCAGAGATTGCGCGCTAAACCTGTGTTATCCTTATTGGTTGAACCAAAGAACCCGCACACGAAATTCTGAGACAATTTTCCTGCTTACAGTTGAAGGTATTTTTAAGGATAAATGTATTTTTCGCATTTCTATTGATGTATTATGTTACCTACACAAAGTGAGCTTGCTCAGTAGGCGTAAATATAAAAGCGGGTTTTACATGGCACATATTGAAAAagacagttaatttatttttgtagcaTATATAGGCTGGTGTGAACTTTTTGATCTGTTATTTAagaatttttacattatttgtcataaaaaataaatggttaaaataagaattaaattaaactgcagattttaaataagtagtttaatcttaatttaaaGAAAACAGAAAAATGCCAGTATTTTAGTCGTTGAACGCTCAATATTGCCATATAAATACTTTCAAACATTGAATATATttcctaattaaaaatatggaatTTTGAATACAATTGATTAAaagtttacatttaaatttgattttaattaactattaaaTTCTATCGAACAAGGCTTAAATCTAGTTTGTTTAAAGGTTTCGTAACACTCTCTTATCTAAAGGTAATCTAGATATTCTTGAGGATGTTATCATAGATCCAGTTGACATAGCTAGAGACCCTGGTGTAGACAGTGGAAACGAGGCCGCATCCATGCCCGTAGGAGACGAGGCCGACTTGCACGCCCTTGTATGTTAGAGGGCCTCCACTGTCACCCTGTATAGATAATAGAATTAACATTTTAGGAATTAGAAGTTATTCAAGTCTATGCGAGATCCTACCTAATACGAAAATCCAGGCTGCCTAGGATTTTTATTACATGAATTGTAGTCAAAGTGACTATTCGAAAGTGCTTGTTGCTGGTCCTAGTTACTTGAATAAAGTATGAGTTTTGAGTTTATAAAGAAATCTAttgtacattaataaataaacatcttgAGACCATTCATTGAAACTCCCATAGAAATTCAATATGATCGCGCATTGACTGTCTCTGATCTCATTAATGTatcttataaataacaaatattatctCAGTATTAACTTATATGTAAAGTTACGACAACATAACATGATGCAACTTTTAAATTGATGTAGGATATGCAACTACATCACTCGACGCGTGGTGAAGTATTCCACAAGTAAGAAAGCGCCTCTATGTTTGAAAAGTGTAAGACAACGTTTCTTATTAGAACTACTGTGGAGATTTTACTAACAGCGACACTCGTAACTGCTTTTACACACACTTTTAAGCACTGTCCCGTTAATATAAAGATCGTCCGTTAGTGTGGACATTTGGACAATCAGTGGTATTCGTACCTTGCAAGCGTCGTGGCCTTTCGACCCAGCGCAGATGAAGGTGTCTTTCAGCTCCTCGTATTCTTTGCGACAGCTGTCCGGCGACTCGATAGGCACAGTAGTTTGACGAAGAGTTTTCCGGTCGtactatttaaaacaaaacacattTAGCCAGAgattgttgtttttttgtacGCATATAATTGTTGTACAAACAGGACctgtggaccttatgcctttggCAATAAGGttcaccgatggacagttaacagtgtgggcgatggtactaTGGGAATATATTTACATCCGGCTGATCGAAGTGGGACTGGCAGGAGCTTTAAAAACACAGAaacaaactattcattttagggATATTAAGAATGATATGATGGTTTCACGCAAATAACATTtgataggtacattttttaccTGGATGTACTCGATGCTAAGGTAAAGAAAGCTGTACTGTAGTAAGATTTCATTAATACTTGACTGAGATTACACATTTGGCTATTTTGATAGTTTACAATAAGCACCTAATACTTACATGTTTGTCAGTTTTCCCCCATCCGGTGACATTAACCAAAACACCTGCATCTAACTCCAAGTCTTTATCGGGTAGCGTAATTTTTGCCATCTTAGCGCCATACTTAATATGCCCGTTTAATTTCAACAGGCATATATCATTAATTTCCCCATCGTAGCCTTCATGACAAATTATCTTTTTCACGTGGTAAAATATTCCGTTTTCTTCATACAAGGCGTCTGTTCCGACAAGAACCTTTATTTCAGTCGGGATGGTATCCCTGTAATGATTTAGTTATTTAGTCGGTGGTTTTGAATAATGTGTTGCTCGACTGAGTTACAAAAGCATACTGAGGAGAAAGCAGCCGAGTGCTGGCCGGGCGACATTGGTACTTGAGTGGCGCAATAGACGGGGCTGCTAGTTGAGAAGTTCAATCAATTAGGGCTGATTTACAAGAGTGTTATCTCATAGGTGGTTCAAGCGGGAGGCATGGATACCTAAATGTGAAATGtgtaacattacattacattgttttaaaaggtaaaattattatgaCCATACCTACTGTGAAAATGTTCTATGGTAACTAACAAATCAGTTTGTTCGATTGTACAATTATCGCCGAATCACTTACCTCATGGCGGCTACCTCGTAAACCAAGTCTAGGTAAAAGTATCAATAATTAGTATTGTTTGAAAAAGGACGGAGATTTTGAGCAatgattcaaaataaatattggctTTCCATATAAAAATAGGTATGGGGTATGACACCACTTTGCTCTTAGCTCTGATACagacaaattgtcaaaaatctTGTAGTAACACAGAACAATCTTCGTTACGATTCCACTGTTACTGAAAGTGACGCAAATAAACaaaggaacaaaaaatatgcagcaataattaacaatgacaaaaatcaattatttttctaTGACTTATGAAGTTTATCGTAATATTCAGGCTCTGTTTTAACCGTGCTCGCGCAAGGTAGGCGAGCAAAGGTTTGGAACTGAGGATCAGCAACTTCTATAACTATTTGGCTTAGGCAAACATATCTaggccacaaaaaaaaaacaataattttacaataaacctACGCTGGCgtcatctgtaaaatacttcgaccCCATTAAAGTACTCAttaataattttcataaattcactaatataatatttaatctacTTCATTTTCAAGAAACTAATaattatagtctggcaaaccaaatATGTCAGTaattaaaaacatgaaaacTATACTCATTCTCATCTCTTTATTTTCGGTGCTAGTATGAGCGAaaaacaaagatagtatgattctctctgtgtatgtttgaaatgagacagttcTTGGCCAAACTATAGTCGGGCCaacagtagaaaaaggcgcgaatttcaaattttctatgggacgacaACCCTTcgcacctacattttttaaagttgccACTTTATTCTTCTgatggaaatggcttgacagactatgtATAacttaagcttagaataaatttaaaagtggaaaaaatactgccttgggtgatacttgaactcacggcctctggatcgatactaaGAAGTATAATGTTCttacagtagatgtcgctagggtcccctagacccatatggtgggaaaatttgctgcctatggatgagatcttggtggctcagatggcagagcgctggagtatcgatccagaggccgtgagttcaagtctcacccaaggcagtaatttttccacttttaaatttattctaagcttaatagcatcgttcgcaaacGTTTCTGctagttaaaaattaattgatgTATAACTTACTCAAGGCAATGAGCAGCAGTAAGAATGAAACGTTTATGGACGATAGAACCTCCACACATGAACACCAAATCATCGTCCTCTTCGATAAACAACGCGGCCATGAAGGGGTTGTCCTGGATAGAGACATTCCGCCCGCCGTAGATGCCCAAATTCTTGGAGGCTGCATGGAAGGCTGAAAGGAAACGTGAAATAAGATaaagaaaaagcggccaagtgcgagtcggactcgcccatgaagggttccgtaccatttatgacgtattcaaaaaaactacttactagatctggttcaaaccaattttcggtggaagtttgcagggtaatgtatatcatatattttttttagatttttcattctgttattttagaagttacggggggtacacactttttaccactttggaagtgtctctcgcgcaaactattcagtttagaaaaaaatgatattagaaacctcaatatcatttttaaagacctatccatagataccccacacgtatgggtttgatgaaaaaagtttttttgagtttcagttctaagtatggggaacccccaaaatttattgtttttttttctatttttgtgtaaacatcataatgcggttcatagaatacatctacttaccaagtttgaacagtatagcttttatagtttcggaaaaaagtggctgtgacagaatcggacagacagacggacatgacgaatctataagggttccgttttttgccatttggctacggaaccctaaaaaccagtcAAGTACGAGTTGAATCGTAATTATACACCCAGGCTAAAGTTATGGAAACAATGTTGTGTTatttaatatctcatgtttgtattataatttttgtttattggtaataatcaaaaaattacattagcaacccaaaaaaaaaaaaattaaaatattcccTAAGCTTTAAAAAATCCTAGTATACAGTAAAgaagataaaaaaatagaagttTGGAAAAAGTTACACATCACCCTTTTTAATTGCGTTAGAAAATTTTAAACTGGCCATTATCGTAAACAGAATTATTcactttaaaaattttatattatcatttttaatattttattctctAACTCAACGAGAAGTAAAGAAATCTATCGCATGTAAAtcacagtttttattttttcttataagcCTGTTTTCATACATGACAtgagttaaaattattttcgtattcTTGTTTTCTTTTGACCCCAAAAAATGTGTCGGAgtatttctttttgtatgagatgaaatttatttttttattttttatcatgtaaattataatctatAGCTAGAAAGACATGTAATAGCActagactttatttatttatttgatagaagacacaaATAAAAGCGTGACAAAATGGTCataaacaagacaacgaaaagaattttgatccacctacttttgttttaataaagtaATGAAAAGAATAATCACAGAGTCATGGATTATGGAACAAAATTGAAATGATGCACCTACCCAAAATAAATGAGTATACGATACGTCCACAATAAACAGCAATcgtaagtacagtcacgtctgcggtggcagcatggttccatttttatcacttgtcactatgcccgtcactttcacgcttacaaacttgtta
Proteins encoded:
- the LOC133529165 gene encoding chymotrypsin-1-like, with amino-acid sequence MAALFGDYYGFRYFCGGSIIHERFILTAAHCIRSIEDTSSIKVLVGSDNLEQNSGVFIDMEKELCYKAFIPFGNLNDICLLKLKEPIRFGNKVAKIFLPDEELQVEEGAQVNVTGWGSTDGNGDSGGPLTYNGVQIGLVSYGEGCGKQSSVYTRVSKYVKWISKTIKQNL
- the LOC133529258 gene encoding chymotrypsin-2-like, encoding MARLLVAVFVIVSVLLPAAWGSAFHAASKNLGIYGGRNVSIQDNPFMAALFIEEDDDLVFMCGGSIVHKRFILTAAHCLEDTIPTEIKVLVGTDALYEENGIFYHVKKIICHEGYDGEINDICLLKLNGHIKYGAKMAKITLPDKDLELDAGVLVNVTGWGKTDKHYDRKTLRQTTVPIESPDSCRKEYEELKDTFICAGSKGHDACKGDSGGPLTYKGVQVGLVSYGHGCGLVSTVYTRVSSYVNWIYDNILKNI